A single region of the Caballeronia insecticola genome encodes:
- the dctA gene encoding C4-dicarboxylate transporter DctA: MRVLKHLYVQVLIGLAAGILVGYLAPSLGVQFKPLGDTFIRLIKMLITLLIFCTVSIGIARMESLKQVGRVGFKTILYFEIVTTIALIIGMIVANVVRPGAGLDIDPKTLDPGAVSQFVTEAHGAGQRSFLEEIVPNSVVGAFARGDLLQVLLFSVLFGVALSLMAERSKFLAQGIEQFGDALMRIVEMIMRLAPLGAFGAIAFTVGKYGIGALQQLGLLILCFYVTSILFIGIVLGTACRWAGVGLWPLLKYLREELLIVLGTSTTESVLPRLMEKFERLGCPKSVVGLVLPTGYSFNLDGAAIYLTMTSLFIAQATNTHLTLMQQLGLLAILLVTSKGGAGVAGAALVALTATLSSHNIIPVAGITLIIGIDRVLNEIRAIVNMIGNAVATLVVARWEGVFDVETARAVLADPRGAREEEVRLMIEPGPHQAMQDMHK, from the coding sequence TTGCGCGTGCTCAAGCATCTCTACGTCCAGGTTCTCATCGGCCTGGCTGCCGGCATTCTCGTCGGCTATCTCGCCCCGTCGCTCGGCGTGCAGTTCAAGCCGCTCGGCGATACCTTCATCCGTCTGATCAAGATGCTCATCACGCTTCTGATCTTCTGCACAGTGTCCATTGGCATTGCGCGCATGGAAAGCCTGAAGCAGGTCGGGCGCGTCGGCTTCAAGACCATTCTTTACTTCGAGATTGTGACGACGATCGCGCTCATTATCGGCATGATCGTGGCGAACGTCGTGCGTCCCGGCGCGGGTCTCGATATCGATCCGAAGACGCTCGATCCCGGCGCCGTATCGCAGTTCGTCACCGAAGCGCACGGCGCGGGACAGCGAAGCTTTCTCGAAGAGATCGTACCGAACTCCGTGGTCGGCGCATTCGCGCGCGGCGATCTGCTTCAGGTGCTGCTGTTTTCCGTGCTGTTCGGCGTGGCGCTGTCGCTCATGGCGGAGCGCAGCAAGTTTCTCGCGCAAGGCATCGAGCAGTTCGGCGACGCGTTGATGCGCATCGTCGAGATGATCATGCGTCTCGCGCCGCTCGGCGCATTCGGTGCGATCGCGTTCACGGTCGGCAAATACGGCATCGGCGCATTGCAGCAACTCGGCCTGCTGATCCTCTGCTTCTATGTGACGAGCATTCTCTTTATCGGCATCGTGCTCGGCACAGCGTGCCGATGGGCGGGCGTCGGACTCTGGCCGTTGCTCAAATATCTGCGCGAAGAATTGCTGATCGTGCTCGGCACATCGACGACGGAATCCGTGCTTCCACGTCTGATGGAAAAGTTCGAACGTCTGGGTTGCCCGAAATCGGTCGTCGGTCTGGTGTTGCCTACGGGCTATTCGTTCAACCTCGACGGCGCGGCCATCTATCTGACGATGACTTCGCTCTTCATCGCGCAGGCGACCAACACGCATCTCACGCTGATGCAGCAACTCGGCCTGCTGGCGATTCTGCTCGTCACGTCGAAGGGCGGCGCGGGTGTGGCGGGCGCGGCGCTCGTCGCGCTAACGGCTACACTGTCGTCTCACAACATCATTCCGGTTGCGGGCATCACGCTCATCATCGGCATCGACCGCGTGCTCAACGAGATTCGCGCGATCGTCAACATGATCGGCAATGCAGTCGCGACGCTCGTCGTCGCGCGCTGGGAAGGTGTGTTCGACGTGGAGACGGCGCGCGCAGTGCTCGCCGATCCACGCGGCGCACGCGAAGAGGAAGTGCGCCTGATGATCGAGCCCGGGCCGCATCAAGCCATGCAGGACATGCACAAATGA
- a CDS encoding glutathione S-transferase family protein, with protein MIQFYFHPTPNPAKIALFLEESGLPYELKPIDTSKGEQHSPEFRAINPNGKVPAIVDTEGPGGKPAVVFDSTAILLYLAEKTGQFLGAPEDRPQLLSWLMFVASGLGPFSGQAVHFQYAAPEGLDYAVNRYRREAERHYQVLNDRLKGREYVVGESYTIADMSAWGWLDRASRVFKNSEDALAPYPEVKRWFAQIDARPAVARARAVNKTHAFKTTNDEETKRALFPSNYPKTA; from the coding sequence ATGATCCAGTTCTATTTCCACCCTACGCCCAATCCCGCGAAGATCGCGCTGTTTCTCGAAGAGTCCGGGTTGCCTTACGAGCTCAAGCCCATCGATACCAGCAAGGGTGAGCAGCACTCGCCCGAGTTTCGTGCGATCAACCCGAATGGCAAGGTGCCCGCCATTGTCGATACGGAAGGGCCGGGGGGCAAGCCGGCTGTCGTGTTCGATTCCACTGCCATCCTGCTTTATCTCGCGGAAAAGACCGGCCAGTTTCTCGGCGCGCCCGAAGACCGTCCGCAGCTTCTTTCATGGCTCATGTTCGTGGCGAGCGGTCTCGGGCCGTTTTCGGGGCAAGCGGTGCACTTCCAGTATGCGGCGCCCGAAGGGCTCGACTATGCGGTGAACCGTTATCGTCGCGAGGCGGAGCGGCATTATCAGGTGCTGAACGACCGGCTGAAGGGGCGTGAATATGTCGTCGGCGAAAGCTACACGATTGCGGATATGTCGGCGTGGGGGTGGCTCGACCGCGCGTCGCGTGTGTTCAAGAATAGCGAAGATGCGCTCGCTCCCTATCCGGAAGTGAAGCGCTGGTTCGCACAGATCGACGCCCGGCCCGCGGTCGCACGCGCGCGTGCCGTGAACAAGACGCATGCGTTCAAGACCACCAACGACGAAGAGACGAAGCGCGCGCTGTTTCCGTCCAACTACCCGAAGACAGCGTGA
- a CDS encoding Ldh family oxidoreductase has protein sequence MSSLNQEALTPDALHALARDALLAVGSTAASAEATARALVYADMRGLASHGVARLPMYLAQLRNGRVDPAAVPHIVRDKGAAFLVDAADGLAFAACELAIATGIERARTFGTAAASVTRSHHFGAGAHHLEAVGEAGLVGLAFSNAPGCMPAWGGSRPLFGTNPIAAVFPRANGKPLMIDLSLSHVARGKIMVAARDGKPIPEGWATTADGQPTTDAHAALDGMMLPFGGAKGAMLALMVELLAAALAGAQFGAEAGSFLTAEGKRSRIGHLFWIIDPGALAGNDAYLERIETLVDMMLVDEGVRLPGYRRHDVAARSAREGVELPAALIAELRAQAIA, from the coding sequence ATGAGCAGTTTGAATCAGGAAGCGCTGACGCCCGATGCGCTTCATGCACTCGCGCGCGACGCGTTGCTCGCAGTGGGTTCCACGGCAGCGAGCGCCGAGGCAACCGCACGCGCGCTCGTCTATGCCGACATGCGCGGTCTCGCTTCGCACGGCGTCGCGCGTTTGCCCATGTATCTCGCGCAATTGCGCAACGGCCGCGTCGATCCGGCTGCGGTGCCGCACATCGTGCGCGACAAGGGCGCGGCGTTTCTCGTCGATGCCGCCGACGGTCTCGCGTTCGCCGCATGCGAACTCGCGATCGCCACCGGCATTGAACGCGCGCGCACGTTCGGCACGGCGGCGGCGAGCGTCACGCGCAGTCATCACTTCGGCGCGGGCGCGCATCATTTGGAAGCCGTCGGCGAAGCAGGCTTGGTCGGACTCGCGTTCAGCAACGCGCCCGGCTGCATGCCCGCGTGGGGCGGCTCGCGGCCGTTGTTCGGCACGAACCCGATCGCGGCCGTGTTTCCGCGTGCGAATGGCAAGCCGTTGATGATCGACTTGTCGCTCTCTCACGTGGCGCGCGGCAAGATCATGGTTGCGGCGCGCGACGGCAAGCCGATTCCCGAAGGCTGGGCGACCACCGCCGACGGCCAGCCGACCACCGACGCGCACGCCGCGCTCGATGGCATGATGCTGCCCTTCGGCGGCGCGAAAGGCGCGATGCTGGCGCTGATGGTCGAACTGCTTGCAGCGGCGCTGGCAGGCGCGCAATTCGGCGCGGAAGCCGGTTCGTTCCTGACGGCGGAAGGCAAGCGTTCGCGCATCGGTCATCTGTTCTGGATCATCGATCCGGGCGCGCTCGCCGGCAACGATGCGTATCTCGAACGCATCGAGACGCTCGTCGACATGATGCTCGTCGATGAAGGCGTCCGTTTGCCCGGATATCGGCGGCACGATGTGGCCGCGCGTTCTGCGCGCGAGGGCGTCGAGTTGCCGGCAGCGCTGATCGCGGAGTTGCGGGCGCAGGCGATTGCCTGA